CTACGATGTGAAACGATTTGGCTTCTGCGTGGCAGTCGAGTCTGAGGCGCACGTCCTACGCTGTGAAACGTCGCGCAGAGACAAATGAAGAGCATTGTACGATGGAGTCTGGGGCTCAGGGCCGGCCGGGCGACTGCAAGCGCGGACGGATGGACACATAGGCTGTGTTTtcccacaaaatttccaaactttccatcacatcgaaatattaaatatagcaaacgaGCCGCGAGTCGTCCGTGTTTGTTtcggactaaaatttagtccccATCATATCAAAGAAAATCTTGCTatttaagagtattaaataaaatttttttataattttttttcacagatgagtgctaattcacgagatgaatttaattagactaattaatccataatttgcaacaatgatgctacagtaaccatctgctaattatggattaatatatctcattagattcgtctcgcagtttagcccgggttctgcaattagttttgtggtaagattttatttaatatttttaaataataaAATTCTCTTTGATATGACAGTTTAGTCCCTCGATAGCATCTATTAGTTTCATGTTTTACGGATAGTCCTTCGTCAAAAGACGATCTTAATTATTCTCTCTTTTCATTAACCCCTCACTATGTCATGCATAAAGAATTCTACATGACCACTTTTAGGCAAATTTTAATGGGATTTTATGAGGGTTTGATGACATTAAATATGATATGGCAAGAAGAGAAAAGGATGGAATTTTATGAGATGTGAGGAgaatttcatcaccataaaactcatctggcacggTTAAGTTTTCAGTCTAGGTATCCGTGGCCAATATACATCTGACTAAGCACCTTCATAGGTGCCCCACTGTAAATTCGGGTATTTTAGGCGAATGGAGGGGCGCCACGTGTTGACTCCACAACAGGCTATGTTGAATCGCTCCCTCCCAACGCGGATTCTTCCCTGTTCGAGCACCATCTTCAGAATTCAACACTGGACGACGGAGCACCTGATAACTAAAATACTGTACTCACTGGACAGGAACAGGAGGAGAAAATATAATAAAGGATAATTAAACGGTGAAACAAGCAGCCGTAGTCATCGATTCCACGCAAAGCGAACAGTCCTGAGCAGAACGGACAGACACTGCCCAGCTCATTGAGCGAGCGCGGGACACGGCAAGGTAGCTCTTGATTCACTGCTCGTCCCCCGctgcaggcggcggtggcggtggccgagCTGCCTGGCTTGTGctgcctccggccgccgcctccccgtcgACGTCGTCGCCGAGCTCCTCGAGGAAGCCCTTGATGACCACGGCCAGCTCCTTTGTAGCGCGCCCTGATCTCCGGCgtcagggccggcggcgggtcgtCGTCGGGCACTCGCGGGCTTCTTCTCCGCTTTAGTTTTCCTCTTCTTCTGCGAGCAGCAGGACAGGTGAGGTGAGAACACGGATTACGCCGTCGGAAACAGTTCGGTGACCAGCACACACCCGCGATTACAAAAAAGAGTTAATTACAGCACGGGTATATGGCAGAGAGTTGAATGGTCGATCCACTTACCGCGGATCGCCTAGTCCTCTTCTTCGGCGGACCCAGCGCGTCCAGCTTCTCCAGCAGCACGGAGAACTGCATTGGCACATGGAAACGGGGGTGGAGGTTGAAGATGCATCACAGGCGAGCTCGATCGTCAACAATGTTCGGTCTTATTCAGGGCATTTTCAGATCTATTACTTCACGTATTTTAGCAAGCTCAGTCCTTGCTGTTTTTTTAAAAGTTCTATACAAGGATTGTTGATTATTGAATCAATCGGGAGTGAGACAAATCTTACGTATTTACAGAATTACAGTGGCCAGCAGACGATTGTTACCTGCTTGCAGATAGTGTCATAGTCCTGGTATGCCTTGGCTCGCCTCTTCTCGTACTCATCGTCCAGCAGCATTGACGACATTGCTGGGAAACTACGACTATTTCTGCTTCGTGTTTGTGCCTGTTGATGCCACACTTCTAGTCTTCTAGAGCTAAAAAAGCATCTTTCctcccccccctttttttttttgctttctcAAACGCGCACAAGAACTGCGTGACGTTACATTAAgagcagaaaaaaaagagaatcttTTACTTGCCTAGAGATTTATTACGTCTTCTTTTTATATACAAAAAATAATGACATTACTAATAATGAGATCCAGCTAGAAACTCCTTTGGATGACACTAACTAGCAAGGTGACCTGcgctaatagcgcgggtagctagttttttatacaaacatttttatgttttatttaaaataaatgGATGCGAATAGTTTATTAGTTTTAATATTGGAACAGAGCAAGGTGACCATCTGTGCATTTTCTTTATCGTCATATTCTAAGACATATCTTTTTAGTATATAAATAATTCATAAGAAAAGGCTTATAAAGACATCTTTTTTTAGCATTTACTGACAACAACATATATAAATATTTGTACATTACTGATAGGAATGTAATTATTTTTAGATTGTTGGTTAGCATTGTATATTTTTGTTTGCGAGTACTTTTTAACATGGTAAATTATTCGTATATTTTTAGTAAAAATATCTTGATGAGTGGTTCAATGTATACCCCCAAAACTAATAattagaatttaattttgagttGTAATCAAAATATAAATGAGTTGCGGATGCATCCTCTATAGTTCGTATCTCATCCaaattttatttcctttttgtCTTGAAAGGTATgtattttatctttttactgtTCGGTTAAGAATTCAACCCTGTAAATCTATGACAGCGTGATGATGATGAACACCTTCTGATATCTGCTTCGTAGATTCTCAGCAAAGTGTTGAATTCACAAAGCTAGCGGACACATATCATGGTGGGCGGTATGATGGCCGATCACATATTCGTGCAAGAACTCACCATCGTGCTCTTACACAGATTCAGCTCAACCTACTATAGCTTGACCTCTTAGCTCGGCTCAATGCCCTTGGAGAGGTTCAAAATAAAAATCATCTTGAGACATTGAGCTAATTGCTATTGATCGGCCCTATGAGTGTTTCGTTGTAAGTGACATGTATAGTCGTCGAAATAGCTTTTTTTCTACTCAATTTCCACCGCTGATCCAATCTCGTGTGGTTGTCAGTCGTCTGACGCGAGTTACTCTACTTCATGTATCAGTATCATCGCCGGCATCGTCGATCAGAATTCTTGAAGCCAATGTCTATAGAGAATCGCCGACATCGTCGATCAGAGTTCTTGAAGCCAATGTCTATAGAGAATCTGCTCTTAGCCTTTTTTTCTTAATTCATGTCAAGTAGACATCCTAAAACTTTTTTGTTTGGGGCAGCACATATCTTTTCAATCTTAATGAatctatacctatttctaaagcacgCAACATTtccaacaattttttttgtttggtctGTCTTGTTTTATTGACAGGTGGGTCTTAGTCCATCCCGTATGTGAGTCGGACCAGTCCTCCGTCCATGACTCGATTATGTAGATCTCTAGAAATTAACACAGACAACTATACATATTTgatacttataccaactttgTCTGTAGCACGCACGAGCATATTTGCCTAGTTAGTATTTATTTCTCCTTTAATTGATACTTAGATTAGTTTGACAGTTTTTCCTTGTCATATTGGATACAAACCAATATTTGATCTATATACTCTTTGATCTACATACAAAAtttttagctatttattaactatatatttgataTACTCTTTGAATTATTTTTTATCGACCTGAGTATTAATAGCTTTTATGTCATTCAGTTTCGTATCTAGAAGCAAAACAACAGGCACAGGCACTCTCCCTGATCATGCTAGTGTTTTCTGAAACCGAGTTTTTAGGCAACAGATGCAAGGATCGTCCCTTGAAAAACATGTGTTATATGGGGCTCTACTCTGCTGCTTTCTTTTGCCTTAAACCGAGGAATGAATTGTTTATTTATAGAATGAATCTACAGTTTTCTTTAaatgtttctttttttcatatttAGAGTCTAGATCGATACAATTTAAACCCATAGAGATTGATGGTGTAGA
This window of the Panicum virgatum strain AP13 chromosome 1K, P.virgatum_v5, whole genome shotgun sequence genome carries:
- the LOC120655716 gene encoding uncharacterized protein LOC120655716 — its product is MSSMLLDDEYEKRRAKAYQDYDTICKQFSVLLEKLDALGPPKKRTRRSAKKRKTKAEKKPASARRRPAAGPDAGDQGALQRSWPWSSRASSRSSATTSTGRRRPEAAQARQLGHRHRRLQRGTSSESRATLPCPALAQ